One genomic window of Erinaceus europaeus chromosome 7, mEriEur2.1, whole genome shotgun sequence includes the following:
- the KRT3 gene encoding keratin, type II cytoskeletal 3 isoform X2 — MNRQACKTTFSSGGRGFSGRSAVVSGSSRMSCVARSGGASGAGACGFRSGAGGAGGFGSHSLYNLGGTKSISCSVAAGSRAGGFGGGRSSYGSGFGGGYGGGFGGGLGGGRGMGGGFGGAGGFGGAGGFRGAGGFGGPGGFGGLGGFGGPGGFGGPGGFPGGIQEVTINQSLLQPLNVGIDPQIGQVRTQEREQIKTLNNKFASFIDKVRFLEQQNKVLETKWNLLQQQGTNSITGTNNLDPLFENYISSQRSYLDGVLGERGRLESELRNMQDLVEDFKKKYEDEINKRTAAENEFVTLKKDVDAAYMAKVDLQAKVDTLIDEINFLRALYDMELSQMQSHVSDTSVVLSMDNNRSLDLDSIIAEVKAQYEDIAQRSKLEAESLYQTKLGELQSTAGRHGDDLKSTRSEIMELNRMIQRLQAEIENVKKQNANLQAAIAEAEQRGELALKDANAKLQELQAALQQAKDDLARLLRDYQELMNVKLALDVEIATYRKLLEGEECRMSGECQSAVSISVVSSSNTTSARAGGYGGGIGGGIGGGIGGGIGGGFGGGFGGGIGGGLGEGIGSIRPGGGAGSGFVPARLSGGGFSSGSRGSTVKFSQSSQRSSR, encoded by the exons ATGAACAGACAAGCCTGCAAGACGACCTTCagcagtgggggccggggctTCTCCGGCCGCTCAGCTGTGGTCTCCGGCAGCAGCAGGATGAGCTGCGTGGCCCGCTCTGGGGGAGCCAGCGGTGCAGGGGCCTGCGGCTTCCGCAGTGGGGCCGGTGGGGCCGGCGGCTTTGGCAGCCACAGCCTCTACAACCTGGGCGGCACCAAGAGCATCTCCTGCAGCGTGGCTGCTGGCTCTCGGGCTGGGGGCTTTGGGGGTGGCCGTAGCAGCTATGGCAGTGGTTTTGGGGGTGGCTATGGAGGTGGCTTTGGTGGAGGTTTGGGTGGTGGCAGAGGAATGGGAGGTGGCTTTGGAGGAGCAGGTGGCTTTGGTGGGGCTGGTGGCTTTAGGGGAGCTGGTGGCTTTGGGGGCCCAGGTGGCTTTGGTGGGCTTGGTGGCTTTGGTGGCCCTGGTGGCTTTGGTGGTCCAGGTGGCTTCCCCGGGGGAATCCAGGAAGTGACCATCAACCAGAGCCTCCTGCAGCCCCTTAACGTGGGGATTGACCCCCAGATTGGGCAAGTGAGGACCCAGGAGAGGGAGCAGATCAAGACCCTCAACAACAAGTTTGCCTCCTTCATCGACAAG GTACGTTTCCTGGAGCAGCAGAACAAGGTCCTGGAGACCAAGTGGAACCTGCTCCAGCAGCAGGGGACCAACTCCATCACGGGCACCAACAACCTGGACCCCCTGTTTGAGAACTACATCAGCTCCCAGCGGAGCTACCTGGACGGTGTCTTGGGGGAGAGAGGCCGCCTGGAATCAGAGCTGAGGAACATGCAGGACCTGGTGGAGGACTTCAAGAAGAA ATATGAGGATGAAATCAATAAACGCACAGCTGCTGAGAATGAATTTGTGACCCTGAAGAAG GATGTGGATGCAGCCTACATGGCCAAGGTGGACCTGCAGGCCAAGGTGGACACCCTCATAGATGAGATCAACTTCCTGAGGGCCCTCTATGATATG GAGCTGTCCCAGATGCAGAGCCACGTCAGCGACACCTCTGTGGTCCTGTCCATGGACAACAACCGCTCTCTGGACCTGGACAGCATCATCGCCGAGGTCAAGGCCCAGTACGAGGACATCGCCCAGAGGAGCAAGCTGGAGGCTGAGTCCCTGTACCAGACCAAG CTTGGGGAGCTGCAGTCCACGGCAGGCAGACACGGTGATGACCTGAAGAGCACCAGGAGTGAGATCATGGAGCTCAACAGGATGATCCAGAGGCTGCAGGCCGAGATCGAGAACGTCAAGAAGCAG AACGCCAACCTGCAGGCCGCCATTGCTGAAGCTGAACAGCGTGGGGAGCTGGCCCTCAAGGACGCCAATGCCAAGCTTCAAGAATTACAAGCCGCCCTGCAGCAGGCCAAGGATGACCTGGCCCGGCTGCTGCGGGACTACCAGGAGCTCATGAACGTGAAGCTGGCCCTGGACGTGGAGATCGCCACCTACAGGAAGCTGCTGGAGGGCGAGGAGTGCAG GATGTCTGGAGAGTGCCAGAGTGCCGTCAGCATCT CCGTGGTCAGCAGCAGCAACACCACGTCGGCCAGGGCTGGCGGCTACGGTGGAGGCATCGGAGGAGGCATCGGAGGAGGCATCGGAGGAGGCATCGGAG GAGGCTTTGG
- the KRT3 gene encoding keratin, type II cytoskeletal 3 isoform X1, whose product MNRQACKTTFSSGGRGFSGRSAVVSGSSRMSCVARSGGASGAGACGFRSGAGGAGGFGSHSLYNLGGTKSISCSVAAGSRAGGFGGGRSSYGSGFGGGYGGGFGGGLGGGRGMGGGFGGAGGFGGAGGFRGAGGFGGPGGFGGLGGFGGPGGFGGPGGFPGGIQEVTINQSLLQPLNVGIDPQIGQVRTQEREQIKTLNNKFASFIDKVRFLEQQNKVLETKWNLLQQQGTNSITGTNNLDPLFENYISSQRSYLDGVLGERGRLESELRNMQDLVEDFKKKYEDEINKRTAAENEFVTLKKDVDAAYMAKVDLQAKVDTLIDEINFLRALYDMELSQMQSHVSDTSVVLSMDNNRSLDLDSIIAEVKAQYEDIAQRSKLEAESLYQTKLGELQSTAGRHGDDLKSTRSEIMELNRMIQRLQAEIENVKKQNANLQAAIAEAEQRGELALKDANAKLQELQAALQQAKDDLARLLRDYQELMNVKLALDVEIATYRKLLEGEECRMSGECQSAVSISVVSSSNTTSARAGGYGGGIGGGIGGGIGGGIGGGIGGGIGGGFGGGFGGGFGGGIGGGLGEGIGSIRPGGGAGSGFVPARLSGGGFSSGSRGSTVKFSQSSQRSSR is encoded by the exons ATGAACAGACAAGCCTGCAAGACGACCTTCagcagtgggggccggggctTCTCCGGCCGCTCAGCTGTGGTCTCCGGCAGCAGCAGGATGAGCTGCGTGGCCCGCTCTGGGGGAGCCAGCGGTGCAGGGGCCTGCGGCTTCCGCAGTGGGGCCGGTGGGGCCGGCGGCTTTGGCAGCCACAGCCTCTACAACCTGGGCGGCACCAAGAGCATCTCCTGCAGCGTGGCTGCTGGCTCTCGGGCTGGGGGCTTTGGGGGTGGCCGTAGCAGCTATGGCAGTGGTTTTGGGGGTGGCTATGGAGGTGGCTTTGGTGGAGGTTTGGGTGGTGGCAGAGGAATGGGAGGTGGCTTTGGAGGAGCAGGTGGCTTTGGTGGGGCTGGTGGCTTTAGGGGAGCTGGTGGCTTTGGGGGCCCAGGTGGCTTTGGTGGGCTTGGTGGCTTTGGTGGCCCTGGTGGCTTTGGTGGTCCAGGTGGCTTCCCCGGGGGAATCCAGGAAGTGACCATCAACCAGAGCCTCCTGCAGCCCCTTAACGTGGGGATTGACCCCCAGATTGGGCAAGTGAGGACCCAGGAGAGGGAGCAGATCAAGACCCTCAACAACAAGTTTGCCTCCTTCATCGACAAG GTACGTTTCCTGGAGCAGCAGAACAAGGTCCTGGAGACCAAGTGGAACCTGCTCCAGCAGCAGGGGACCAACTCCATCACGGGCACCAACAACCTGGACCCCCTGTTTGAGAACTACATCAGCTCCCAGCGGAGCTACCTGGACGGTGTCTTGGGGGAGAGAGGCCGCCTGGAATCAGAGCTGAGGAACATGCAGGACCTGGTGGAGGACTTCAAGAAGAA ATATGAGGATGAAATCAATAAACGCACAGCTGCTGAGAATGAATTTGTGACCCTGAAGAAG GATGTGGATGCAGCCTACATGGCCAAGGTGGACCTGCAGGCCAAGGTGGACACCCTCATAGATGAGATCAACTTCCTGAGGGCCCTCTATGATATG GAGCTGTCCCAGATGCAGAGCCACGTCAGCGACACCTCTGTGGTCCTGTCCATGGACAACAACCGCTCTCTGGACCTGGACAGCATCATCGCCGAGGTCAAGGCCCAGTACGAGGACATCGCCCAGAGGAGCAAGCTGGAGGCTGAGTCCCTGTACCAGACCAAG CTTGGGGAGCTGCAGTCCACGGCAGGCAGACACGGTGATGACCTGAAGAGCACCAGGAGTGAGATCATGGAGCTCAACAGGATGATCCAGAGGCTGCAGGCCGAGATCGAGAACGTCAAGAAGCAG AACGCCAACCTGCAGGCCGCCATTGCTGAAGCTGAACAGCGTGGGGAGCTGGCCCTCAAGGACGCCAATGCCAAGCTTCAAGAATTACAAGCCGCCCTGCAGCAGGCCAAGGATGACCTGGCCCGGCTGCTGCGGGACTACCAGGAGCTCATGAACGTGAAGCTGGCCCTGGACGTGGAGATCGCCACCTACAGGAAGCTGCTGGAGGGCGAGGAGTGCAG GATGTCTGGAGAGTGCCAGAGTGCCGTCAGCATCT CCGTGGTCAGCAGCAGCAACACCACGTCGGCCAGGGCTGGCGGCTACGGTGGAGGCATCGGAGGAGGCATCGGAGGAGGCATCGGAGGAGGCATCGGAGGTGGCATTGGAGGAGGCATCGGAGGAGGCTTTGGAGGAGGCTTTGG